In Alphaproteobacteria bacterium, the genomic stretch GACCTGATCAACGCGGTCGCGCGTGAGACCGGGGTTCGCCTGCGCGTGACCCAGGCCTACCGCTCGTTCGCCGAGCAGGACGCGCTGTTCGCCCAGGGCCGGACCGCGCCGGGCCGCATCGTCACCAAGGCCAAGGGCGGCCAGAGCTATCACAATTACGGGCTCGCCATCGACGTCTGCGAGATCCGCGACGGCGCCGCCATCTTCGACTGCCCCTGGGACCGCATCGCGCCGATCGCCGAGGCTGCGGGCTGGGAATGGGGCGGCCGCTGGACCTCGTTCCCCGACAAGCCGCACTTCCAGAAGTCGTTCGGCCGAA encodes the following:
- a CDS encoding M15 family metallopeptidase, which gives rise to MAEFDTWDRHTNKRLATLHPKIRREACDLINAVARETGVRLRVTQAYRSFAEQDALFAQGRTAPGRIVTKAKGGQSYHNYGLAIDVCEIRDGAAIFDCPWDRIAPIAEAAGWEWGGRWTSFPDKPHFQKSFGRTTVELAQLHETARDDDGYTLIG